Proteins encoded by one window of Arachis hypogaea cultivar Tifrunner chromosome 1, arahy.Tifrunner.gnm2.J5K5, whole genome shotgun sequence:
- the LOC112794512 gene encoding NAD(P)H-quinone oxidoreductase subunit N, chloroplastic translates to MLGSVASLSYYGYGGPKCFNVTMSKFHDNTVGVMMGCCWRGRKHGGVGNKGKMVNFGVKCSSNSNGIGIEDFIGGDLLKLDLGKWLSDVEEHKALAIYSPHEGGYEGRYLSRLRRQGYYFLDLSARGLGDPETTLTKVYPVCPPHIGKQPIARWYFPPEVDYRLQALPPKAKGLVVWIIEAKVLSKAELQFLALLPTLRPNVRVIAECGNWRKFMWKPLKEIAGLTASED, encoded by the exons ATGTTAGGCAGTGTTGCTAGCTTGAGTTATTATGGTTATGGAGGACCTAAATGTTTCAATGTTACAATGTCCAAATTTCATGATAACACCGTTGGGGTGATGATGGGttgttgttggagaggaagaaaacACGGTGGAGTTGGCAACAAGGGCAAAATGGTAAATTTTGGTGTGAAATGTAGTAGTAATAGTAATGGAATTGGTATAGAGGACTTCATAGGAGGGGACTTGTTGAAGCTTGATCTTGGAAAGTGGCTTTCAGATGTTGAAGAACACAAAGCACTTGCAATTTACTCTCCTCATGAAGGTGGTTATGAAGGCCGGTACTTGTCCCGGCTCCGGCGACAAGGCTACTACTTTCTTGACCTCTCGGCTCGCGGCCTTGGCGACCCTGAAACCACCCTCACCAAGGTTTACCCGGTTTGTCCG CCTCATATTGGGAAGCAACCAATAGCAAGATGGTATTTCCCACCAGAAGTTGATTACAGattacaagcacttccaccaaagGCCAAAGGACTAGTTGTGTGGATAATTGAAGCTAAG GTTCTCTCCAAGGCAGAATTGCAGTTCCTTGCTCTGCTCCCAACTCTTCGCCCTAATGTGAGAGTCATTGCTGAATGTGGAAACTG GAGAAAGTTTATGTGGAAGCCACTTAAAGAAATTGCTGGCTTAACAGCCTCTGAAGATTGA
- the LOC112794521 gene encoding uncharacterized protein, with amino-acid sequence MGGSRVQVNKAHKSRFSSKHSRNVHKTSVKDRIAVVKTERNVGKGARAARIQRNKMIRDRKRAAVLKEKRELSGSRSPPRVIVLFGLSASVDLDSLNDDLLSLLSKESSSGVSSGTVASSDYRTRTTVLKAPHGDLLACMEMAKVADLLAFVASINSLSEETDSYYIDSFGDQCLSVFRSLGLPSTVVFIRDLPTELKQRNELKKLCTSSLASEFPEDCKFYPADTKDELHKFLWLFKEQRLKVPHWRAQRPYLMAQKVDAASDGNSEKCTLLLTGYLRARSLSVNQLVHVTGAGDFQLSKIEVLKDPFPLNSRKNQDTMDLDEMNDVKVIGCLAPDPEKQEALIVENEPDPLAGEQTWPTEAEIAKADEDLKKKKTRKRTVPRGTSEYQAAWIVDGSDAEESDGDDEDDGMVLDQNEDGQEGKEYTEFDGDGASVRFGDSDEETDIDSVMMEADNITREKIEDELKELKEAHAADEEFPDEVDTPMDIPARKRFAKYRGLKSFRTSSWDPKESLPQDYGRIFQFDNLKRTQKHVLAKALAKEQENMDDCIPVGSYARLHIGEVPSAIASKLCALGKTTPITACGLLEHESKVSVLHFSVKKNETYDLPIKSKEELLFHVGFRQFVGRPLFSSEYINTDKNKMERFLHPGRFSVASIYAPISFPPLPSIILKRTGEDVAPAVVAVGSLKSIDPDRIILKRVILTGYPQRVSKRKASVKHMFYNPEDVKWFKPVELYTKRGLRGRIKEPVGTHGAMKCLLNGVLEQRDTICMNLFKRAYPRWPNHHYAL; translated from the exons ATGGGAGGGTCGCGAGTTCAAGTCAATAAGGCTCACAAGTCACGCTTCTCCTCAAAACATTCTCGCAATGTTCATAAAACCTCTGTTAAAG ATAGAATTGCGGTTGTCAAAACTGAGCGCAATGTCGGCAAGGGAGCTCGTGCCGCAAGAATTCAGCGAAATAAAATG ATACGTGACCGGAAGAGGGCTGCCGttttgaaagaaaagagagagctcAGTGGATCGAGAAGTCCTCCTCGAGTAATT GTTCTCTTTGGACTTTCTGCTTCTGTGGATTTAGATTCACTCAATGATGATCTGTTGTCATTACTTTCTAAAGAATCGTCTTCTGGGGTATCGTCAGGAACAGTTGCTTCTTCTGATTACCGGACTAGAACTACA GTACTCAAAGCACCTCATGGTGATCTACTGGCATGTATGGAAATGGCCAag GTTGCTGATCTGCTGGCTTTTGTGGCCTCGATAAATTCTTTATCTGAAGAGACTGATTCTTACTACATTGATTCATTTGGAGATCAATGCCTTTCTGTATTTAGGTCTCTTGGCTTACCAAGCACGGTTGTCTTTATTCGA GATCTTCCCACTGAGCTGAAACAAAGAAATGAACTAAAGAAGTTATGCACATCTAGTCTCGCCTCTGAATTTCCCGAGGATTGTAAGTTTTATCCAGCTGATACCAAGGATGAGCTGCACAAG TTCTTGTGGCTCTTTAAAGAGCAGCGGCTCAAAGTTCCCCATTGGAGAGCTCAACGACCTTACCTCATGGCTCAAAAG GTCGATGCAGCATCTGATGGCAACTCAGAAAAATGCACTCTCCTTTTAACCGGCTACCTTCGTGCTCGTAGCCTCTCAGTGAATCAATTG GTTCATGTAACAGGTGCAGGAGATTTCCAATTGTCTAAAATAGAAGTTCTTAAGGACCCTTTTCCTTTGAATTCAAGGAAAAATCAGGACACAATGGATTTGGATGAAATGAATGACGTGAAG GTCATTGGTTGTCTGGCCCCAGATCCTGAAAAACAGGAAGCTTTAATTGTCGAGAATGAACCTGATCCTCTTGCTGGGGAGCAG ACGTGGCCAACAGAGGCTGAAattgctaaggctgatgaagatCTTAAGAAAAAGAAGACACGAAAGAGGACTGTTCCCCGAGGCACTTCTGAATATCAG gcTGCATGGATTGTTGATGGCTCTGATGCAGAGGAGTCAGATGGTGATGACGAAGATGATGGTATGGTGTTGGATCAAAACGAAGATGGTCAAGAAGGAAAAGAGTACACCGAATTTGATGGTGATGGAGCATCGGTTAGGTTTGGAGATTCTGATGAGGAAACTGACATTGATTCAGTGATGATG gAGGCAGATAATATAACAAGAGAGAAGATAGAAGATGAACTTAAGGAACTTAAAGAAGCACATGCTGCAGATGAGG AATTCCCGGATGAAGTGGATACACCAATGGATATTCCTGCTAGGAAGCGGTTTGCAAAATATCGAGGACTCAAGTCCTTTAGGACTTCCTCATGGGATCCAAAA GAATCTCTACCACAAGACTATGGCAGAATATTTCAATTTGATAACTtaaagagaacacaaaaacatGTTCTTGCTAAAGCTTTAGCAAAGGAGCAAGAAAACATGGATGACTGTATACCAGTTGGCTCGTATGCTAGGCTGCATATCGGGGAAGTGCCCAGTGCCATTGCTTCAAAATTATGTGCACTTGGAAAGACAACCCCGATTACAGCATGTGGCCTGCTTGAGCATGAATCAAAAGTATCCGTTCTTCACTTCAG TGTGAAGAAGAACGAAACATATGATTTGCCCATCAAATCCAAGGAGGAGTTATTATTTCATGTTGGGTTTCGGCAATTTGTTGGCAG GCCACTTTTCTCTAGTGAATATATCAATACAGACAAGAACAAGATGGAGAGGTTTCTCCATCCTGGGCGCTTTTCAGTTGCTTCAATTTATGCGCCTATATCATTTCCACCTCTTCCTTCAATCATCTTAAAAAGAACTGGAGAGGATGTAGCACCTGCTGTGGTTGCCGTTGGCTCACTTAAGTCCATTGATCCCGATAGGATAATCCTTAAACGGGTTATTTTGACAGG TTACCCCCAGAGAGTATCAAAACGCAAAGCCTCCGTGAAACACATGTTCTATAATCCAGAGGATGTTAAATGGTTTAAG CCTGTAGAGCTTTATACAAAGCGTGGTCTTCGTGGACGGATCAAAGAGCCTGTTGGCACACATG GAGCAATGAAGTGCCTTCTGAATGGGGTTCTTGAACAGCGTGATACTATTTGCATGAATCTATTCAAACGTGCATATCCAAGGTGGCCCAACCATCACTATGCTCTATGA
- the LOC112799622 gene encoding reticulon-like protein B1, whose product MVQETDFMDIADRDFLGSRDYNDDINHDSEFDSDFEHYVLLSASRRRLFGRKRPLHVILGSGKVADVILWRKKSISTSVIVGVTLLLLFYVKMDYTLLSFTCDSLILLLAMLFLWSHLTSFINISSPRSSSFILSEGLVVHTAISITHLLNQLLTTFGLLASGHDLKTFLLVTVTLGAISIVDSFLSAPTLLYIGTVMLLIVPAAYERTEDIVDILIRKAMLELNIKYAELMKKYFGYSQHLHEGCISPE is encoded by the exons ATGGTTCAAGAAACGGATTTCATGGATATTGCAGATAGAGATTTTCTTGGTAGCAGAGATTATAATGATGATATCAATCATGACTCGGAATTCGACTCTGATTTCGAGCACTACGTGTTGCTCTCGGCCTCTAGGAGACGTTTGTTCGGCCGGAAACGGCCACTCCATGTCATTCTAGGCTCCGGAAAAG TTGCTGATGTTATCCTATGGAGAAAGAAGAGTATCTCAACAAGTGTTATTGTTGGTGTaactttgttgttgttattctatGTGAAGATGGATTACACCTTGCTTAGTTTCACTTGTGACTCTCTTATACTCCTATTGGCAATGCTCTTTCTTTGGTCACACTTAACCTCCTTCATCAACAT ATCATCACCTAGATCATCAAGCTTCATCCTATCAGAAGGGTTGGTAGTTCATACTGCTATTTCAATCACACACCTACTTAACCAATTACTCACAACATTTGGACTCCTAGCTTCTGGACATGATTTGAAGACATTTCTATTG GTTACAGTGACATTGGGAGCTATCTCCATTGTTGATAGTTTCTTAAGTGCTCCAACTCTCCTCTACATTG GGACAGTGATGTTGCTGATAGTTCCAGCAGCATATGAAAGAACTGAAGACATTGTTGACATTCTTATTCGCAAAGCAATGCTTGAATTGAATATTAAATATGCAGAGTTAATGAAAAAGTACTTTGGATACTCCCAACACTTACATGAGGGCTGTATTAGTCCAGAATAA
- the LOC112794548 gene encoding protein YCF54, chloroplastic produces the protein MLGMATLTLGSSTALVVAKTQPHHATINGNKLLATRNQTLHMPLLPSSSANPKNCNLFLPLNKNSTRPFTTAVASVDSDQLSSSDPPSKNEANKYYFLVANAKFMLDEEEHFKEQLFERLRLFGERNIEQDFWLVIEPKFLDKFPDITKRLRRPAVALVSTNGPWITFMKLRLDRVLTESFVAESLEEALASNPTNLEFEKPEKWVAPYRKYEFGWWEPFLPFAQKEVTS, from the exons ATGTTGGGTATGGCCACTTTAACTTTGGGTTCATCAACTGCATTGGTAGTTGCTAAGACCCAACCTCACCATGCCACTATCAATGGCAACAAGTTGTTAGCAACCAGAAACCAAACCCTTCATATGCCTTTGCTTCCTTCTTCTTCAGCTAACCCAAAAAATTGCAACTTGTTCTTACCCTTAAACAAAAATTCAACTAGACCCTTTACCACTGCTGTTGCATCTGTTGATTCTGACCAGCTCAGTTCTTCTGATCCTCCCAGCAAG AATGAAGCCAACAAGTACTATTTTCTTGTTGCCAATGCAAAGTTTATGCTGGATGAGGAGGAGCATTTCAAAGAACAGTTATTCGAACGGCTCCGTCTCTTTGGAGAGCGAAACATAGAACAGGATTTCTGGCTTGTCATTGAGCCTAAGTTCTTGGACAAATTCCCGGATATCACCAAGAGGTTACGCAGACCTGCGGTTGCTCTTGTGTCGACCAATGGCCCCTGGATCAC ATTCATGAAGTTAAGACTGGACCGAGTTTTAACAGAAAGTTTTGTAGCCGAGAGCCTGGAAGAAGCACTAGCCTCCAATCCTACTAATCTGGAGTTTGAGAAGCCTGAAAAATGGGTGGCGCCGTATCGCAAGTATGAGTTTGGATGGTGGGAGCCCTTTTTGCCTTTTGCACAGAAAGAGGTGACATCTTAA